A stretch of the Nitratireductor thuwali genome encodes the following:
- a CDS encoding creatininase family protein, whose protein sequence is MADHQRIAVLPLGATEQHGPHLPPQTDWIIADGVARLAAERLPDRLPVTFLPVEKIGYSIEHGDDERTETLAYGEAVERWIGIGERLNAEGVRKFVMLNAHGGNAPLMTIVATELRVRHRMLAVATSWTRFGYPPEVVTPQERALGIHGGLIETSVMLALRPDLVDMGKARDFKSAQERFASDFEHLRAYGPHAFGWKARDLSPEGVTGNAAAASAAAGKAILDHAVDGFLGLLADVDRFDLAALKG, encoded by the coding sequence TTGGCGGACCATCAACGCATCGCGGTCCTTCCGTTGGGCGCGACCGAGCAGCACGGACCCCATCTGCCGCCGCAGACCGACTGGATTATCGCCGATGGGGTTGCGAGGCTTGCCGCCGAGCGCCTGCCGGACAGGCTGCCGGTCACCTTCCTGCCCGTCGAGAAGATCGGCTATTCCATCGAGCATGGCGATGACGAGCGAACGGAAACGCTCGCCTATGGCGAAGCAGTCGAGCGCTGGATCGGCATCGGCGAGAGGTTGAATGCCGAGGGCGTGCGCAAGTTCGTCATGCTCAACGCCCATGGAGGCAACGCGCCGCTGATGACGATCGTGGCGACGGAACTGCGCGTGCGGCACCGCATGCTGGCGGTCGCCACGAGTTGGACGCGTTTCGGCTATCCGCCGGAGGTCGTGACCCCACAGGAACGGGCGCTCGGCATCCATGGCGGGCTCATCGAGACCTCCGTCATGCTGGCGCTGCGGCCCGATCTGGTGGACATGGGCAAGGCGCGGGATTTCAAATCGGCGCAGGAAAGGTTCGCGTCCGACTTCGAACATCTGCGCGCCTACGGCCCGCATGCTTTCGGCTGGAAGGCGCGGGATCTATCGCCAGAAGGTGTGACGGGCAATGCGGCGGCGGCGAGCGCGGCGGCGGGCAAGGCGATCCTCGATCACGCTGTCGACGGCTTTCTCGGTCTTCTTGCCGATGTCGACCGTTTCGATCTCGCTGCGCTGAAGGGATAA